From the Candidatus Saccharimonadaceae bacterium ML1 genome, one window contains:
- a CDS encoding uracil-DNA glycosylase family protein, which produces MSSPLLFQQIVDDDMNAAFRVKGWTPVYTASSYSRIVLVGQAPGRIAQQTHKPWNDASGRLLRQWLGVSDEQFYNPDLFALMPMDFYYPGKGVHGDLPPRNNFAAMWHPRLLERMPYVRLIILVGAYAQKYYLAGRAKKSVTATVAQFDTYLPNYFPLVHPSPLNIGWRKRNPWFEMEVIPILQNVVKEALV; this is translated from the coding sequence ATGTCGAGCCCGTTGCTTTTTCAGCAAATTGTCGACGATGATATGAACGCGGCGTTTCGCGTCAAAGGGTGGACGCCAGTATATACTGCGTCGTCCTATTCGCGCATTGTGCTAGTTGGGCAAGCGCCAGGGCGAATCGCACAGCAAACACACAAGCCGTGGAATGATGCAAGCGGGCGATTGTTGCGCCAGTGGCTGGGCGTAAGTGATGAGCAGTTTTACAATCCTGATTTGTTTGCGCTCATGCCGATGGATTTTTATTATCCTGGCAAAGGCGTGCACGGCGATTTGCCGCCGCGAAACAATTTTGCCGCAATGTGGCATCCGCGGTTGCTAGAGCGTATGCCGTATGTGCGTTTAATAATTTTAGTTGGCGCATATGCGCAGAAATATTATTTAGCGGGACGCGCCAAAAAGAGTGTAACTGCAACGGTAGCGCAATTTGATACGTATTTGCCAAATTATTTTCCGCTCGTACATCCATCGCCGCTCAATATTGGTTGGCGTAAACGTAACCCATGGTTTGAGATGGAAGTAATTCCGATTTTGCAAAATGTAGTAAAGGAGGCGCTAGTATGA
- the trxA gene encoding Thioredoxin, with translation MALYNITNRQEFEEKVLQSANPVLVDFWATWCPPCRAMAPILQQIADETNFDVIKIDTEASGDSSELAKEYRVQGIPNMKIFAGGKEVQELIGMRPKQVLIDALEKAVKK, from the coding sequence ATGGCATTATACAATATAACGAATCGTCAGGAGTTTGAGGAGAAAGTGCTGCAGAGTGCCAATCCGGTATTAGTGGATTTTTGGGCGACCTGGTGTCCGCCGTGCCGTGCGATGGCGCCAATTTTACAGCAAATTGCCGACGAAACTAATTTTGATGTTATCAAAATTGACACGGAAGCGAGCGGTGATAGTAGCGAATTGGCAAAAGAATATCGTGTACAAGGTATTCCGAACATGAAGATTTTTGCAGGCGGCAAGGAAGTTCAAGAACTGATTGGCATGAGACCGAAGCAGGTCTTGATTGACGCGCTCGAAAAAGCCGTGAAGAAGTAG
- a CDS encoding transcriptional repressor, with amino-acid sequence MIYNKNMTTIIRRESKYANLVRDCIKQLGHATHADIMQYYTDRYIQVSATTIHRITQRLVDDGEIALAPKTKNGDKRFDANMKPHDHFCCTRCDCLIDITCPAPCRKILQDQLCNCVLDGSLTVCGECQECSCCRKEEYADE; translated from the coding sequence ATGATTTACAATAAGAATATGACAACCATCATACGCCGCGAAAGTAAATATGCTAATTTAGTGCGGGATTGTATAAAGCAGCTGGGTCACGCGACCCATGCGGATATTATGCAGTACTACACGGATCGCTATATACAGGTGAGCGCAACGACAATTCACCGAATCACGCAGCGATTAGTTGATGACGGCGAAATAGCGCTTGCACCAAAGACAAAGAATGGCGATAAACGGTTCGACGCAAACATGAAACCGCATGATCATTTTTGCTGCACTCGGTGCGATTGTTTAATTGACATTACGTGTCCTGCGCCATGCCGCAAGATCTTGCAAGATCAATTGTGTAATTGCGTGCTAGACGGTTCTTTGACGGTTTGTGGTGAGTGTCAAGAGTGTAGCTGTTGTAGAAAGGAGGAGTATGCCGATGAATAA
- a CDS encoding Putative multidrug export ATP-binding/permease protein: MSKRSKDSQSILRLFWRTSQSYKWRRNISVITTVTTFVVGMFVGPLIIAQLLDMIQHGRLSDTSNSWQLVILYGLSQLWSEIIGWRLVLYLVWTFEVSVMRDLYVKIFNKLANETLFFHANKFGGSLVSQTNKFTGAFERFWDTIIWSILPVVISIIGSIVVLSTLLWQYAIFLAIFAVIFIIVVYFGSRPMMKLNEKEAAANNTMSGKIADAISNIMAVKSSGAEMRESKEFTKTANNWRSASFNLMSGFLKMSAIYSSITTTIKVAAIAFAVYAAQHSTVSVAAIYLIITYTGTMTRELWNMNGIMRNYNRVLGDARDMAEILQTPTSLIDKSARKLRISHGEIVMNNVTFTHDEGQGDTLFKNFSLTIKPGEKVGLVGTSGSGKTTLTKLLLRFADIDSGEILIDSQNIADVTQASLRSSIAYVPQEPLLFHRSVLDNIAYGRPGATKSNVKKAAKQAGAYDFITKLHDGFDTLVGERGVKLSGGQRQRIAIARAILKDAPILVLDEATSALDSESEALIQESLETLMKNRTSIVIAHRLSTIAKLDRIIVMKRGRIIEDDTHNELLKKNGTYAQLWQRQSGGFIEE, translated from the coding sequence ATGAGTAAAAGATCAAAAGACAGCCAATCTATTCTGCGCTTATTCTGGCGTACGTCGCAGTCATATAAATGGCGGCGAAATATATCAGTTATTACCACAGTAACTACGTTCGTCGTCGGCATGTTCGTTGGTCCGCTGATTATTGCGCAGCTACTCGACATGATTCAGCATGGGAGACTCAGCGACACCAGCAACTCATGGCAGCTCGTGATATTATACGGATTATCGCAACTATGGTCGGAGATTATCGGTTGGCGCTTAGTGCTTTATCTAGTGTGGACATTTGAGGTCTCCGTGATGCGCGATTTGTATGTAAAAATATTCAACAAATTAGCAAACGAAACGTTATTTTTCCACGCTAACAAGTTTGGCGGCTCGCTAGTTAGCCAAACAAATAAATTTACCGGAGCGTTTGAACGCTTCTGGGATACTATCATTTGGTCGATTCTGCCGGTCGTGATTTCCATTATTGGATCAATCGTTGTTCTCTCAACATTGTTATGGCAATACGCTATCTTCTTGGCGATTTTCGCGGTTATCTTCATTATAGTGGTCTATTTTGGTTCGCGACCAATGATGAAGCTAAACGAAAAAGAAGCGGCTGCCAACAATACTATGAGCGGCAAAATCGCTGATGCTATCTCTAATATTATGGCAGTGAAATCATCAGGCGCCGAGATGCGAGAAAGTAAAGAATTTACCAAAACAGCAAACAACTGGCGCAGCGCTTCATTTAATTTGATGTCCGGTTTTCTGAAAATGAGCGCTATTTATTCATCAATTACGACGACCATCAAAGTTGCCGCTATCGCGTTCGCCGTCTATGCTGCGCAGCATAGTACTGTATCGGTAGCAGCGATTTACCTAATTATTACCTACACCGGTACAATGACGCGCGAGCTATGGAATATGAACGGTATTATGCGCAATTATAACCGCGTGCTTGGCGACGCGCGCGACATGGCGGAAATTCTACAAACACCGACAAGCTTGATTGATAAAAGTGCGAGAAAATTACGCATTTCGCACGGCGAAATCGTCATGAATAATGTGACATTCACGCATGATGAAGGACAAGGCGACACGTTGTTTAAGAATTTCTCGCTGACCATCAAACCCGGCGAAAAAGTTGGACTAGTTGGCACATCTGGCTCAGGAAAGACGACGCTGACAAAACTACTCCTACGCTTTGCCGACATTGATAGCGGCGAGATTTTAATCGACTCGCAAAATATCGCCGACGTCACACAGGCAAGCTTACGCTCAAGTATTGCGTATGTACCACAAGAACCGCTGCTCTTTCACCGCTCAGTGCTGGACAATATCGCGTACGGACGACCTGGCGCAACAAAATCCAACGTAAAGAAAGCCGCCAAGCAAGCTGGCGCATATGATTTCATCACGAAATTACACGATGGATTTGACACGCTTGTCGGCGAGCGCGGCGTGAAATTATCGGGCGGACAACGCCAACGTATTGCTATCGCCCGCGCTATTTTGAAAGATGCACCAATTTTAGTCCTTGACGAGGCAACATCAGCGCTCGACTCGGAATCTGAGGCGCTGATTCAAGAGTCGCTTGAGACGCTGATGAAAAATCGTACATCTATCGTTATCGCTCATCGCCTGTCAACTATCGCCAAACTTGACCGCATTATTGTCATGAAACGCGGTCGCATTATTGAGGACGACACGCACAACGAGTTGCTGAAAAAGAACGGTACATACGCGCAATTATGGCAACGTCAATCCGGCGGGTTTATTGAGGAATAA
- a CDS encoding General stress protein CTC, translating to MGDKVTLKVDRREIFGKKVKQLRRRGLTPGVVYGANMEPIAIQADAGEVVRVYAEAGKHTPVQLSGTKHRIAMIKAAEFHPIKHGVIRHISFHAVRADEPVVAEVPIRLAGEGESAAERNGLVVLQAIEKIEVKALPMELPESLEVSIMNLADAGDRVTIGDILLPSGVEIVDNDDGREGAADDNVTVKDLVVASVYEPAAIEAANEAAAGESTSADAEDVPVEGEKPGAEAE from the coding sequence ATGGGAGACAAGGTAACATTGAAAGTAGATCGCCGAGAAATTTTCGGCAAAAAAGTAAAGCAGCTGCGGAGACGAGGGCTGACGCCGGGTGTTGTGTATGGTGCGAATATGGAGCCGATTGCAATTCAGGCTGACGCAGGCGAGGTGGTGCGTGTGTACGCGGAAGCTGGCAAGCATACGCCGGTGCAGTTGTCGGGCACGAAACACCGTATTGCGATGATTAAAGCTGCGGAATTTCACCCTATTAAGCATGGTGTTATTCGTCACATTTCGTTTCATGCAGTTCGTGCCGATGAGCCGGTGGTGGCGGAAGTGCCTATCCGCCTGGCTGGCGAAGGTGAGTCAGCGGCGGAGCGTAACGGATTGGTCGTTTTGCAAGCGATTGAGAAAATTGAGGTCAAAGCGCTGCCGATGGAGCTGCCAGAGTCTCTAGAGGTGTCGATTATGAACCTCGCGGACGCTGGCGATCGCGTTACGATCGGCGATATACTGTTGCCATCAGGTGTAGAGATTGTCGACAATGATGATGGTCGCGAAGGTGCGGCTGACGACAATGTTACCGTGAAGGATTTAGTCGTTGCAAGCGTGTATGAGCCGGCTGCAATTGAAGCTGCAAATGAAGCGGCGGCAGGAGAATCGACTTCGGCTGACGCTGAGGACGTGCCAGTTGAAGGCGAAAAGCCAGGCGCGGAAGCAGAATAA
- a CDS encoding VTT domain-containing protein → MEALVHAITGFGIIAILLVVFAESGLLIGFIFPGDSLLFTAGYMVQQQILGFNGQPIDIHIFALLIFAAAVAGDSVGFEFGHKVGRKLFQKENSRFFKKKYLDQTEAFYAKHGSITIVLARFVPIVRTFAPIVAGASNMHYRTFITYNIIGGFLWSSLFVHLGYYAGEFLTKAGINIEVAALIMIFLSVLPMVIHALKQESTRAKLKRQFKVLFSKKDS, encoded by the coding sequence ATGGAAGCGCTCGTTCACGCCATCACCGGCTTTGGAATTATCGCAATCCTGCTCGTCGTCTTTGCCGAGTCGGGACTGCTCATTGGATTCATTTTTCCGGGCGATAGTTTACTATTCACCGCCGGTTACATGGTGCAGCAGCAAATTCTCGGATTCAATGGACAACCAATTGATATCCATATCTTTGCACTGCTTATTTTTGCCGCAGCTGTTGCCGGCGATAGCGTCGGATTTGAATTCGGGCATAAAGTCGGCCGTAAATTATTTCAAAAAGAAAACTCGCGATTTTTTAAGAAAAAATATCTCGACCAAACCGAAGCATTCTATGCTAAGCACGGCTCAATTACGATCGTACTCGCACGGTTTGTGCCGATTGTTCGCACGTTTGCGCCAATTGTTGCCGGCGCAAGCAATATGCATTACCGCACATTTATTACATACAACATTATCGGCGGGTTCTTGTGGTCGTCGCTGTTTGTCCATCTCGGATATTACGCCGGCGAGTTTTTGACCAAAGCGGGTATAAATATTGAGGTCGCAGCGCTTATTATGATATTCCTATCGGTTTTGCCAATGGTTATTCACGCGCTCAAACAAGAAAGTACGCGCGCTAAACTCAAACGCCAGTTCAAAGTGTTGTTTTCGAAAAAAGATAGCTAA
- the uvrA gene encoding excinuclease ABC subunit UvrA, which translates to MSKSIKIIGARQNNLKNIDIEIPRDQFVVVTGLSGSGKSSLVFDTIYAEGQRRYVESLSSYARQFLGIMDKPDVDSIEGLSPAISIDQKSTSRNPRSTVATVTEIYDYLRLLFARVGVPHCPVCGKSVQRRTAQAIIDEIMRLPEGERLMILAPIVAQKKGEFQHVPEQYMRSGFARARVDGVMYALDEFPELQKSYKHDIEIVIDRIVMKPDMISRVSQAVEQSLDLASGVVQIMNADSGELLTYSQRYACVDHPNEEIPELEPRLFSFNAPQGACPTCTGLGTRLEIDPELVFNGNLTIAEGAIRPYNRINVDNFYMRKIKAVADAHGFSLQVPVKQLPDDVRQKILYGTGSQKYRIDLAGGRYYDATYEGVIPNLERRHRETESDFMRKDIERFMRERKCTTCQGARLKPVVLAVTVNGLSIMDMCNLDVANALDLFSKLKFSESEMHIVRLILKEIAARLGFMNNVGLNYLELSRAANTLSGGEAQRIRLATQIGSGLQGVLYVLDEPSIGLHQRDNDRLIATLKHLRDLGNSVLVVEHDEDTIAQADYLVDIGPGAGVHGGEVVAAGTPAEVAENSASITGRYLSGTEKIAVPKKRRTVQKDRKLVVRGARENNLKHIDVEFPLGVMTLVTGVSGSGKSTLVNDIVANELTARLHRAQAVPGAHERIDGIDQLDKAIVIDQSAIGRTPRSNPATYTGVFTQIRELFANTPEANIRGYKAGRFSFNVKGGRCEHCQGDGMIKIEMHFLPDVYVQCPECHGKRYNREALEIKYKGKTISDILNMTVEQACEFFANVPAIARKLQTINEVGLGYVKLGQPATTFSGGEAQRIKLATELSRRSTGKTLYILDEPTTGLHTADVKKLLDILQKLVDGGNSMIIIEHNLEVIKCADWIIDMGPEGGQGGGTVVASGTPEDVAKSPESFTGKYLKKLL; encoded by the coding sequence ATGTCAAAGAGCATAAAAATTATCGGTGCGCGTCAAAATAACCTGAAAAATATTGATATCGAGATTCCGCGCGATCAATTTGTCGTCGTGACTGGCTTAAGTGGTAGTGGCAAATCAAGTCTGGTATTTGATACGATTTATGCCGAGGGGCAGCGCCGTTACGTTGAGAGCCTGAGTAGCTATGCACGGCAGTTTTTAGGTATCATGGACAAGCCGGACGTCGATAGTATTGAAGGGTTAAGTCCAGCGATCAGTATTGATCAAAAATCGACATCGCGCAACCCGCGTTCAACGGTTGCAACGGTGACGGAGATTTACGATTATTTGCGATTGCTATTTGCGCGCGTTGGCGTGCCGCACTGCCCGGTCTGCGGTAAGTCGGTGCAGCGGCGCACGGCACAGGCGATCATTGATGAAATCATGAGATTACCAGAGGGCGAACGGCTCATGATACTGGCGCCGATCGTCGCGCAGAAAAAAGGCGAGTTTCAGCACGTGCCAGAGCAATATATGCGCTCCGGTTTCGCGCGGGCACGGGTGGACGGCGTGATGTATGCGCTTGATGAATTTCCAGAGCTGCAGAAAAGCTACAAGCATGATATCGAAATTGTTATTGACCGAATCGTTATGAAGCCGGATATGATTAGCCGCGTGTCGCAGGCGGTGGAGCAGTCGCTTGATTTGGCGTCGGGTGTCGTGCAGATTATGAATGCTGATAGCGGCGAGCTGTTGACGTACAGCCAGCGCTACGCGTGTGTTGATCACCCGAACGAAGAGATTCCAGAGCTTGAGCCGCGCCTGTTTAGTTTTAATGCACCGCAGGGCGCGTGCCCGACGTGCACGGGGCTTGGTACGCGGCTAGAGATTGATCCAGAATTAGTATTTAACGGTAATTTAACGATCGCCGAGGGTGCAATTCGCCCGTATAATCGTATTAATGTTGATAATTTTTATATGCGCAAAATCAAAGCGGTCGCCGATGCGCATGGATTTAGTCTGCAGGTGCCGGTCAAGCAATTGCCAGATGATGTTCGGCAGAAAATTTTATATGGGACGGGTTCTCAAAAATATCGTATTGACTTGGCGGGCGGGCGCTATTATGATGCGACATACGAAGGCGTGATTCCGAATCTGGAGCGTCGGCATCGCGAGACGGAAAGCGACTTTATGCGCAAAGATATTGAGCGCTTTATGCGCGAGCGGAAATGTACGACATGTCAAGGTGCGCGTCTCAAACCGGTTGTGCTGGCGGTGACAGTAAACGGGCTGTCGATTATGGATATGTGTAATCTTGATGTAGCAAATGCGCTTGATTTATTTAGTAAGCTAAAATTCAGCGAGTCGGAAATGCATATTGTGCGGTTGATTCTGAAAGAGATTGCGGCGCGGCTTGGTTTTATGAATAACGTCGGTCTAAACTACTTAGAGCTGAGTCGAGCGGCAAATACGCTTAGCGGCGGCGAAGCGCAGCGGATTCGTTTGGCAACGCAGATCGGTTCTGGTCTGCAAGGCGTCCTCTATGTGCTTGATGAGCCGTCGATCGGGTTGCACCAGCGTGATAACGATCGGTTAATCGCGACATTGAAACATCTGCGTGATTTAGGCAATTCGGTGCTTGTTGTTGAGCATGATGAGGATACGATCGCGCAAGCAGACTATCTGGTAGATATTGGTCCGGGTGCGGGCGTGCACGGCGGCGAAGTTGTAGCAGCAGGTACGCCAGCTGAGGTTGCGGAAAATTCCGCAAGCATAACAGGGCGGTATTTAAGCGGTACTGAGAAAATAGCTGTACCAAAAAAACGCCGCACTGTGCAAAAAGACCGTAAACTCGTTGTGCGCGGTGCGCGTGAAAATAATTTGAAACATATTGATGTTGAATTTCCGCTTGGCGTGATGACACTCGTGACAGGCGTGAGTGGCAGCGGCAAATCAACGCTCGTGAATGATATTGTCGCAAACGAGCTAACAGCACGGTTGCATCGGGCGCAAGCAGTACCAGGCGCGCACGAACGAATTGATGGTATTGATCAATTAGACAAAGCGATTGTAATTGATCAATCGGCGATTGGGCGTACGCCGCGCTCAAACCCGGCGACATACACCGGCGTGTTTACACAGATCCGTGAGTTGTTTGCAAATACGCCTGAAGCAAATATTCGCGGTTACAAAGCGGGACGGTTTAGTTTTAATGTGAAGGGCGGGCGCTGCGAGCATTGCCAGGGTGACGGCATGATAAAAATTGAAATGCACTTTTTGCCGGATGTATACGTTCAGTGTCCGGAATGCCATGGTAAGCGGTATAATCGCGAAGCGCTTGAAATTAAGTATAAGGGTAAAACGATTAGCGATATTTTGAATATGACAGTTGAGCAGGCGTGTGAGTTTTTCGCGAATGTGCCGGCGATTGCGCGCAAACTGCAAACGATCAACGAGGTGGGGCTTGGTTATGTTAAACTTGGGCAGCCGGCAACGACATTTTCGGGCGGCGAAGCGCAGCGAATCAAACTTGCGACTGAATTGAGCCGCCGTTCAACTGGTAAAACGCTCTACATCCTAGATGAGCCGACAACGGGGCTGCATACGGCAGACGTTAAAAAACTACTTGATATTCTACAAAAACTTGTCGACGGCGGTAATAGTATGATTATCATTGAGCATAATTTAGAGGTAATAAAATGCGCCGACTGGATTATTGATATGGGCCCGGAAGGCGGGCAAGGCGGCGGCACGGTGGTTGCATCAGGTACGCCGGAAGATGTTGCAAAATCGCCGGAATCATTCACCGGCAAGTACTTGAAAAAGCTTTTATAG
- a CDS encoding Ferric uptake regulation protein → MNDALQTLESILRQHQLHVTKPRRTVFAALYDQPLRYIGELIRATTPSIDRVSVYRTVELFERLGIVRVIPVGWKHKIELSDTFNKHHHHATCRQCGRVIDLPENHTLERLIASIAAEYHIHNPSHVLEIQGICTHCAQTKKS, encoded by the coding sequence ATGAATGACGCTCTGCAAACATTAGAATCCATCCTACGGCAGCATCAATTACATGTCACCAAGCCGCGCCGTACGGTGTTTGCTGCATTATATGACCAGCCGCTGCGCTATATCGGCGAGCTGATACGCGCGACAACGCCATCAATTGATCGCGTTAGCGTATACCGTACGGTTGAGCTATTTGAGCGCCTTGGTATCGTACGCGTCATTCCTGTCGGCTGGAAACATAAAATCGAATTATCCGACACATTTAACAAGCACCACCACCACGCCACCTGCCGGCAATGCGGACGCGTAATTGATTTGCCCGAGAATCACACGCTTGAACGCCTTATTGCATCAATTGCCGCCGAATATCATATTCATAATCCATCGCATGTCCTTGAAATTCAAGGAATTTGCACGCACTGCGCTCAAACGAAAAAATCGTAG
- the sbcB gene encoding exodeoxyribonuclease I: MAQTFFFYDLETSGLNAREDRIMQFAGRRTSMDLTPIGEPYNMLVALSDDTLPNPDALMVTGITPQKTVDEGYSEVQFARILNDEIFTPDTIVVGFNNIRFDDEFIRHLLWRNFYDPYEWCWKDGRSRWDMLDVVRMTRALRPEGISWPLDDAGEPTNRLELITRENGIAHKNAHDAMSDVDALIDVTKLIRDKQPQLFEYLLKMRDKKEVVKLVNVDDKKPFVYSSGRYDKEFAKTTAAFPLAAGRNGNVVVYDLRYDPTPFIDLSESELAHKVYASWQERQAEDFVKLPAKELQPNRCPAVAPLGVLAHGGGWAKISLDAETIAKHQKILLAHPEFAEKLRTIFENKPEFTRSPDPEAQLYDGFLNDRDRLRAEAVRNASERELADFHPNFADERLPGLLLHYKARNFPKTLSSDEREMWQTWRAARIQAQLPKYMAALQRFAASALDPGKEFIVQELQLWAESILPEPD; this comes from the coding sequence ATGGCGCAAACATTCTTTTTCTACGATTTAGAAACCAGCGGATTAAACGCGCGCGAAGACCGGATTATGCAATTTGCGGGGCGGCGGACAAGCATGGATCTTACGCCAATCGGCGAGCCGTATAATATGCTTGTAGCGCTCAGTGACGACACGCTGCCGAACCCTGATGCGCTAATGGTCACTGGTATTACGCCGCAAAAAACTGTCGATGAGGGCTATAGCGAGGTGCAGTTTGCGCGCATACTAAACGATGAAATTTTTACGCCTGACACAATCGTTGTCGGGTTCAATAACATTCGGTTTGACGACGAGTTCATTCGCCATCTGCTGTGGCGTAATTTTTACGATCCATACGAATGGTGCTGGAAAGATGGCCGGTCGCGCTGGGATATGCTTGACGTGGTGCGGATGACGCGGGCGCTCCGGCCTGAAGGTATTAGCTGGCCGCTTGATGACGCTGGCGAGCCAACGAACCGGCTTGAGCTCATTACGCGCGAAAACGGTATTGCTCACAAGAATGCGCATGACGCGATGAGCGATGTTGATGCATTGATTGACGTGACAAAATTGATTCGCGATAAACAACCGCAATTGTTTGAATATTTACTAAAAATGCGCGATAAAAAAGAGGTTGTAAAACTTGTAAATGTCGACGATAAAAAGCCGTTTGTTTATAGTAGCGGGCGCTACGACAAGGAATTCGCTAAGACGACAGCCGCGTTCCCGCTGGCGGCAGGACGTAATGGCAACGTTGTGGTGTATGATTTACGATATGATCCGACGCCGTTTATTGATTTAAGCGAGTCGGAATTAGCGCATAAAGTGTACGCGAGCTGGCAGGAGCGCCAGGCTGAGGATTTTGTGAAGTTGCCGGCAAAAGAGCTGCAGCCGAATCGCTGTCCGGCAGTAGCGCCGCTTGGTGTGTTGGCGCACGGCGGCGGGTGGGCGAAAATATCGCTTGACGCCGAGACGATAGCGAAACACCAAAAAATTCTTCTGGCACACCCAGAATTCGCTGAGAAATTACGTACGATTTTTGAAAACAAACCCGAATTTACGCGATCGCCCGATCCGGAAGCGCAGTTATACGATGGGTTTTTGAATGACCGCGATCGGTTGCGCGCCGAAGCAGTGCGCAACGCAAGCGAGCGCGAGCTGGCTGATTTTCATCCCAATTTTGCCGACGAGCGGCTGCCGGGACTGTTGTTGCATTATAAAGCGCGCAACTTCCCGAAAACACTGAGCAGTGATGAGCGTGAAATGTGGCAAACATGGCGCGCAGCACGCATACAGGCGCAATTACCAAAATATATGGCGGCGCTGCAGCGGTTTGCGGCTAGTGCGCTTGATCCTGGCAAAGAATTTATCGTGCAAGAGCTGCAATTGTGGGCAGAGTCAATTTTGCCAGAGCCAGATTAG
- the obgE gene encoding GTPase ObgE, with protein sequence MFVDTAKVTVTAGKGGDGAVSFRHEIFVDKGGPDGGDGGKGGDVVFVATEQLNTLLKFRYQPKLKAENGVAGSKRKKAGRAGERLIVKVPVGTIVKRDSVIVVDLARHGEEAVIAKGGDGGFGNAHFKSSVRQTPRMAELGEPGESFEAELELKLLADVGLVGFPNAGKSTFLSVVSNARPEIANYEFTTLTPNLGVADIDDGSILIADIPGLIEGASEGKGLGDRFLRHVERTAVLLHMIDAYSDDPAEKYTAIRRELEKYSTELAARPEIIALTKCEGLDEEIIAMQKTALQKAANNAEIVAISSQSGRGVKDLLRLLRRAVKAYRQREQQQEGEAETDLPVISLDEDQLTDAWTVERLPDETNEGGEPVAVFIVQGKKIEKFARRTNFDQFEAVNRLRDIMKRTGITHELVRQGATGESVVRIGESELTLVEQ encoded by the coding sequence ATGTTTGTTGATACAGCAAAGGTAACGGTAACAGCCGGTAAAGGCGGCGACGGCGCAGTGAGCTTTCGCCATGAGATTTTTGTCGATAAAGGCGGTCCGGACGGTGGCGACGGCGGCAAGGGCGGCGACGTTGTTTTTGTTGCGACCGAGCAGCTCAATACGCTGTTGAAATTCCGTTATCAGCCAAAGCTCAAAGCAGAGAACGGCGTAGCTGGCAGTAAAAGAAAAAAGGCGGGACGCGCAGGCGAGCGTTTGATTGTAAAAGTTCCCGTTGGCACGATCGTTAAGCGCGACAGTGTTATCGTAGTTGATTTGGCACGCCACGGCGAAGAAGCAGTGATTGCGAAAGGCGGCGACGGCGGGTTTGGCAATGCGCACTTTAAGTCGAGCGTACGCCAGACACCGCGCATGGCAGAGCTTGGCGAGCCGGGTGAATCGTTTGAGGCTGAATTGGAATTGAAACTGCTGGCGGATGTCGGGTTGGTTGGCTTTCCGAACGCGGGAAAATCAACCTTTTTGAGTGTCGTGTCAAATGCGCGCCCGGAAATTGCGAATTATGAATTTACCACTTTGACACCAAATCTAGGAGTGGCTGATATTGATGACGGCAGTATTCTTATTGCTGATATTCCAGGGTTGATTGAAGGTGCGAGCGAAGGTAAAGGTCTGGGCGACCGATTTTTACGTCATGTTGAGCGGACGGCGGTGCTGCTCCATATGATTGATGCGTATAGCGATGATCCGGCGGAAAAATATACAGCGATTCGCCGCGAGCTTGAAAAATATAGCACGGAGTTAGCAGCGCGCCCAGAGATTATTGCACTGACAAAATGCGAAGGATTGGACGAGGAGATTATTGCGATGCAAAAAACAGCACTGCAAAAAGCGGCGAATAATGCGGAGATTGTAGCTATCTCATCGCAATCGGGGCGGGGCGTGAAAGATTTGTTACGGTTGCTGCGGCGCGCAGTCAAAGCGTACCGCCAGCGCGAGCAGCAGCAAGAGGGCGAAGCAGAGACCGACCTGCCGGTAATTTCGCTTGATGAAGACCAATTGACAGACGCGTGGACAGTTGAGCGGCTGCCAGATGAGACGAACGAGGGCGGCGAGCCGGTAGCAGTTTTTATAGTTCAAGGTAAAAAAATCGAGAAGTTTGCCCGCCGGACGAATTTTGATCAATTTGAGGCAGTAAACCGCTTGCGCGACATCATGAAACGGACAGGTATTACGCACGAGCTGGTCCGCCAGGGCGCGACAGGCGAGAGCGTCGTGCGGATCGGCGAGAGTGAGTTGACGTTAGTTGAGCAGTAG